The proteins below are encoded in one region of Winogradskyella helgolandensis:
- a CDS encoding outer membrane beta-barrel family protein has protein sequence MINHLRLFFCVYIFMLSSVMFAQDYTVSGRVVDSNNNPIEFANVVILAELDGDYLKGTSTDDKGFFNLINLSETTFYLKISYLGFEEFQQKIILTGHLDLKNIQLNEIPDSLDEVTIIAKKPTITRKSDRLIFNVENTALIEGSTLSVLKNTPGIIVSEGTINIKSAPAIVYINNRRVQLTSDELITLLESAPANSIKSVEVITNPPASYDADSGSVINIIMSKNLVTGYRGSVFTNYTQGVFPRYNAGTSHYFKNNKVNLNLNYSYTKNKINREQDDTVNFLDSANDIEEIWTSNINRNTWTETHNLNLNFDYYINDNNTLSLTSTGLYTPYYKYQINNNTNITDENYVFQERFTADNLSRDNKYNIGTDLIFRHDFENSANLTFNAHYTIYDYERDQNVLTNTYDENNLFSGDSEFNSISNQKTNIVTGKIDYSLPINESSSFGVGVKYSNINTDSDITRLDIVGGSEVINTANTDAFKYDEKVFAAYSNYAKSWDKWELNIGLRVEQSNIEGESLTMNEMNTQDYLDWFPNASVSHQILEDLSINANYKRSIARPSYTDLNPFTLFLNENTIVLGNPNLVPTYYDHFKIGTDFLKYFTIEAYYINYDGDIVELPRQNNSTNMVAYTPTNLDKKVEYGFDFQFIYSPTNIWDLYFLTSFYNFSEEADFGEGFVEQDQWSNYSILSNSFSFLKDQSLSASLTFTWIGKNLQQFQTVENRLVSELSLSKTVFNKKGVISLSVEDFFDLQNYETSTRYLNQSNSSFIDLDSRYIKLGFRYKFGNTKLSTNERTTSAEERERLKDLN, from the coding sequence ATGATTAATCATTTGCGCCTCTTTTTTTGTGTATATATTTTTATGCTCTCTTCTGTGATGTTTGCTCAAGATTATACAGTTTCTGGTCGTGTAGTTGATTCTAATAATAATCCCATTGAGTTTGCAAATGTTGTAATTCTTGCAGAATTAGATGGTGATTATTTAAAAGGAACATCAACAGATGATAAAGGTTTTTTTAATTTAATTAATTTATCCGAAACTACATTCTACCTTAAAATAAGTTACTTGGGTTTTGAGGAATTTCAACAAAAAATTATTCTAACAGGACATTTAGATTTAAAAAATATTCAGCTTAATGAGATTCCTGATAGTTTAGATGAAGTTACAATAATTGCTAAAAAACCAACTATAACACGTAAGTCAGACCGCTTAATTTTTAATGTAGAGAATACAGCGTTAATAGAAGGTTCTACACTTAGTGTTTTAAAAAATACACCCGGAATCATAGTTTCAGAAGGGACTATAAATATTAAAAGCGCACCGGCAATTGTTTATATTAATAATAGACGTGTGCAATTGACTTCCGATGAACTCATTACATTGTTAGAAAGTGCACCAGCAAATAGCATTAAATCGGTTGAGGTGATTACCAATCCACCAGCCAGTTATGATGCAGATTCTGGTTCTGTGATTAATATTATAATGAGTAAAAATTTGGTTACAGGCTATAGAGGCAGTGTGTTTACTAATTATACGCAAGGTGTTTTTCCTAGATATAATGCTGGTACGAGTCATTATTTTAAGAATAATAAAGTCAACCTAAATCTTAATTACAGTTACACTAAGAATAAAATTAATAGAGAACAAGATGATACCGTTAATTTTTTAGACTCCGCAAATGACATTGAAGAAATCTGGACATCTAACATCAATAGAAATACCTGGACAGAAACCCACAATCTTAACCTTAATTTCGATTATTATATTAATGATAACAATACTTTAAGTTTAACAAGTACGGGTCTCTATACTCCATATTATAAGTATCAAATAAATAATAACACGAATATTACGGACGAAAATTATGTTTTTCAAGAACGTTTTACAGCAGATAATTTATCTAGAGACAACAAGTACAATATTGGCACCGATTTAATTTTTAGACACGATTTTGAAAATAGTGCCAACCTTACATTTAATGCACATTATACGATTTATGATTATGAGCGTGACCAAAATGTACTCACTAACACTTATGATGAAAATAATCTGTTTAGTGGAGATTCAGAGTTTAATTCAATTTCTAACCAGAAAACAAATATAGTAACAGGTAAAATAGATTATAGTTTGCCTATAAATGAATCTTCTAGTTTTGGAGTTGGAGTAAAATATTCAAACATAAATACCGACAGCGACATTACAAGATTAGATATTGTTGGAGGTTCTGAAGTTATAAATACAGCAAATACTGATGCCTTTAAATATGATGAAAAGGTCTTTGCTGCGTATTCTAACTATGCTAAATCTTGGGACAAATGGGAATTAAACATAGGGTTAAGAGTTGAGCAAAGCAATATTGAAGGAGAATCTCTAACAATGAATGAAATGAATACACAAGATTATTTAGATTGGTTTCCTAATGCGAGTGTGTCACATCAAATTCTTGAAGATTTAAGTATCAATGCAAATTATAAGCGCAGCATTGCAAGACCAAGTTATACAGATTTAAATCCATTTACACTTTTCTTAAACGAGAACACCATAGTATTGGGTAACCCTAATTTAGTCCCAACCTATTATGATCACTTTAAAATAGGAACCGATTTCTTAAAATATTTTACGATTGAGGCTTATTATATAAACTATGATGGAGATATTGTAGAATTACCTCGCCAAAACAATAGCACTAATATGGTTGCTTACACACCAACCAACCTAGACAAGAAAGTAGAATATGGTTTTGATTTTCAATTCATCTACTCTCCAACAAACATTTGGGATTTATATTTTTTAACCTCATTTTATAACTTTTCTGAAGAAGCAGATTTTGGAGAGGGTTTTGTTGAACAAGATCAATGGTCTAACTATAGTATTTTATCTAATAGTTTTTCCTTTTTGAAAGATCAAAGTTTAAGTGCGAGTCTAACGTTTACTTGGATTGGCAAGAATTTACAACAATTTCAAACCGTTGAAAATCGGTTGGTTTCTGAGTTAAGTTTATCAAAAACTGTTTTTAATAAAAAAGGGGTTATTTCTCTATCTGTTGAAGATTTCTTTGATCTACAAAACTATGAAACGTCAACACGTTATTTAAATCAGTCTAATTCTAGTTTTATAGATCTAGATAGTAGATATATAAAATTAGGGTTTAGATATAAATTTGGTAATACAAAACTCAGCACTAATGAGCGTACTACAAGTGCTGAAGAGCGCGAAAGATTAAAAGATTTAAACTAA
- the lepA gene encoding translation elongation factor 4, whose protein sequence is MKNIRNFCIIAHIDHGKSTLADRLLDATGSVTAREQQAQLLDSMDLERERGITIKSHAIQMDYIYEGEKYVLNLIDTPGHVDFSYEVSRSIAACEGALLIVDAAQSIQAQTISNLYLALENDLEIIPVLNKVDLPSANPEEVTDDIVDLLGCDPSEVIHASGKTGFGVENILKAIIERIPAPKGNVDEPLQALIFDSVYNTFRGIETYFRVFNGEIKKGQKIKFVATGKEYFADEVGTLKLTQVAKQSVKAGDVGYLITGIKTAKEVKVGDTITDFANPTTNIIEGFEDVKPMVFAGIYPVDTEDYEELRNSMEKLQLNDASLVFQPESSAALGFGFRCGFLGMLHMEIIQERLEREFDMTVITTVPNVSYHAYTNKNPDEAFIVNNPSDLPEPTTVNRVEEPFIKATIITKSDFVGNVMSLCIEKRGMIVNQTYLTTERVELIFEMPLAEIVFDFYDRLKTVSKGYASFDYSPIGMKVSKLVRLDVLLNAQPVDALSALIHADNAHHIGKKMCEKLKELIPRQQFDIPIQAAIGAKIIARETVKALRKDVTAKCYGGDISRKRKLLEKQKKGKKRMRQVGNVEIPQQAFMAVLKLND, encoded by the coding sequence ATGAAAAACATTCGTAATTTTTGCATTATTGCACATATTGACCACGGTAAAAGTACCTTAGCAGATCGTTTACTAGATGCCACAGGTTCTGTAACTGCGCGCGAACAGCAAGCCCAGCTTTTAGATAGTATGGACTTGGAACGTGAACGTGGTATTACTATTAAGTCGCATGCCATACAAATGGATTATATATATGAAGGCGAAAAATATGTGCTTAACCTTATTGATACACCTGGTCACGTAGATTTTTCTTATGAAGTCTCACGTTCTATTGCTGCTTGTGAAGGTGCCCTATTAATTGTAGATGCAGCTCAGAGTATACAGGCGCAAACTATTTCTAACTTGTATTTAGCACTAGAGAATGATTTAGAAATAATTCCGGTATTGAACAAAGTTGATTTACCAAGTGCAAACCCTGAGGAAGTAACCGATGATATTGTTGACCTTTTAGGTTGTGATCCTTCTGAAGTGATTCATGCCAGTGGAAAAACTGGTTTTGGTGTTGAGAATATTTTAAAAGCCATTATTGAACGTATTCCAGCTCCAAAAGGTAATGTAGACGAACCGCTTCAAGCTTTAATTTTTGATTCCGTTTATAACACATTTAGAGGTATTGAAACCTATTTTAGAGTCTTTAATGGTGAAATAAAGAAGGGTCAAAAAATTAAATTTGTTGCCACAGGAAAAGAATATTTTGCAGATGAAGTTGGAACTTTAAAATTAACTCAAGTTGCCAAACAAAGTGTAAAAGCTGGTGATGTTGGCTATCTAATTACAGGTATAAAAACAGCTAAAGAAGTAAAAGTGGGTGATACCATTACAGATTTTGCTAATCCAACAACCAATATTATTGAAGGTTTTGAAGATGTAAAACCAATGGTTTTTGCTGGTATTTACCCTGTGGACACTGAAGATTACGAAGAGTTGAGAAACTCTATGGAAAAATTACAACTTAATGATGCATCCTTGGTATTTCAACCTGAAAGCTCTGCAGCTTTAGGTTTTGGTTTCCGTTGTGGATTCTTAGGCATGTTACACATGGAAATTATCCAAGAACGTCTAGAACGTGAATTTGATATGACCGTAATTACTACAGTTCCTAACGTATCCTATCATGCATATACCAACAAAAATCCTGATGAGGCTTTTATTGTTAATAATCCAAGTGACCTACCAGAGCCTACAACTGTAAATCGTGTTGAAGAGCCGTTTATTAAGGCTACCATTATTACAAAATCTGATTTTGTCGGTAACGTTATGAGTTTGTGTATTGAAAAACGAGGTATGATTGTTAATCAAACCTATTTAACGACAGAACGTGTAGAATTAATTTTTGAAATGCCATTAGCAGAAATTGTTTTCGATTTTTATGATCGTTTAAAAACGGTTTCTAAAGGTTATGCCTCTTTCGATTATTCGCCAATTGGTATGAAAGTGTCAAAATTAGTACGTTTAGATGTCTTATTAAATGCACAACCTGTTGATGCGCTTTCGGCATTAATTCACGCGGATAACGCACACCATATTGGTAAAAAAATGTGCGAGAAATTGAAAGAGTTAATACCAAGACAGCAATTTGATATTCCTATTCAAGCGGCCATCGGTGCAAAAATTATTGCACGTGAAACTGTAAAAGCATTACGTAAAGATGTAACAGCAAAATGTTATGGTGGAGATATTTCTCGTAAACGTAAGTTACTTGAAAAGCAGAAAAAAGGTAAAAAACGTATGCGCCAAGTAGGTAATGTTGAAATACCTCAGCAGGCATTTATGGCTGTATTGAAACTGAATGATTAA
- a CDS encoding cation:proton antiporter translates to MLELAGIIILGILAQWVAWKFKIPAILPLILIGLLVGPIAAEFLSEDKTKWIEPIWNGTKGLFPGDSLYYFVSLAISIILFEGGLTLKRSEIKNVGPVITKLITVGSAITFFGAGIVARYTFNLSWDLSFLFAGLIIVTGPTVITPILRNIPLKKDVSTVLKWEGILIDPIGALVAVLVFEFISVGGDSGFTKTALMEFGKIVLFGTTFGFTFAHALAFAINKKLIPHYLLNVVSLSTVLLVFVESELFAHESGLLAVVVMGMVLGNSKLDNLKELLYFKESLSVLLISILFILLAANIDIEDLLLLYNWNTAILFAIVVFVIRPLAVFVSTHGSKLELNEKLFISWVGPRGIVAAGIASLFGSKLMKQGVEGAEYITPLVFMIVLGTVLLNATTARLFARLVGVFLTKSNGILIVGASKLSRLLGHYLVTNGRHVVLIDSNQNNIDKAEELGLEALSSNIYADTLSDNIELNDVGYIMAMTGNSDINAYVIEKFTKEFGENGSYRLVTSDEMNNPENSPKEGLFSPTDDYINLTEVTRKYPAIQEIDIRDAAHYASLIEMARKDQYIIPLFIKDDEGELHIISVHNTKDDNIGQNFKLVYLGKPFDLEKVVNED, encoded by the coding sequence ATGTTAGAACTCGCCGGAATTATAATTCTTGGAATATTAGCACAATGGGTAGCTTGGAAATTTAAAATCCCAGCTATTTTACCCTTAATACTAATAGGATTATTGGTAGGTCCGATTGCAGCAGAATTTTTAAGTGAAGATAAAACCAAATGGATAGAGCCTATTTGGAATGGCACAAAAGGGTTGTTCCCTGGCGATAGCTTGTATTATTTTGTGTCACTTGCCATAAGTATTATTTTATTTGAAGGAGGCTTAACCTTAAAACGATCCGAAATTAAAAATGTAGGACCTGTAATTACCAAATTAATTACCGTTGGTTCTGCCATTACATTCTTCGGTGCTGGTATCGTGGCACGTTATACGTTTAACTTAAGTTGGGATTTATCTTTTCTATTTGCAGGACTTATTATTGTAACTGGACCAACTGTAATTACCCCAATTTTAAGAAATATTCCACTTAAAAAAGATGTTTCAACCGTGTTAAAATGGGAAGGTATTCTTATCGATCCTATTGGTGCTTTAGTTGCCGTTTTAGTTTTTGAATTTATAAGTGTTGGAGGTGACAGTGGTTTTACAAAGACAGCTTTAATGGAATTTGGTAAAATTGTATTATTTGGTACCACATTTGGTTTCACGTTTGCTCATGCTTTGGCTTTTGCAATTAATAAAAAGCTAATTCCACATTATTTATTAAACGTCGTATCGCTTTCAACCGTATTATTGGTGTTTGTTGAATCAGAATTATTTGCTCACGAATCTGGACTTTTAGCTGTTGTGGTTATGGGAATGGTTTTAGGAAACAGTAAACTAGATAATCTCAAAGAACTATTATATTTTAAAGAATCGCTGAGTGTATTATTAATTTCAATTTTATTTATTCTGTTAGCTGCAAACATTGATATTGAAGACCTACTTCTACTATACAATTGGAATACAGCGATACTGTTTGCTATCGTTGTCTTTGTTATTAGGCCATTAGCGGTATTTGTGAGTACCCACGGTTCTAAGCTTGAACTCAATGAAAAACTATTTATAAGTTGGGTTGGACCACGTGGTATTGTTGCCGCAGGTATCGCATCACTTTTTGGCAGTAAATTAATGAAGCAAGGTGTTGAAGGAGCAGAATACATTACTCCTTTAGTATTTATGATTGTTTTAGGAACCGTTTTATTAAATGCAACAACGGCACGTTTATTTGCAAGATTGGTTGGTGTATTTTTAACAAAATCGAATGGAATTTTAATAGTTGGAGCTTCAAAATTATCACGACTTTTAGGACATTATTTAGTAACGAACGGAAGGCATGTGGTGCTTATTGATAGCAATCAAAATAATATAGATAAGGCCGAAGAATTAGGTCTTGAAGCCTTAAGTAGTAATATTTATGCAGATACACTTTCGGACAATATTGAATTAAATGATGTAGGTTACATCATGGCAATGACCGGAAACTCGGATATTAATGCTTACGTTATAGAAAAATTTACAAAAGAATTTGGTGAGAATGGTTCGTATAGATTGGTCACTTCAGATGAAATGAACAACCCAGAAAACAGTCCAAAAGAAGGCTTATTTTCTCCCACTGATGATTATATTAATTTAACAGAAGTAACACGTAAATATCCTGCCATACAAGAAATAGACATACGTGATGCTGCACATTACGCTAGTCTTATAGAAATGGCACGTAAGGATCAGTATATCATTCCATTGTTTATAAAAGATGATGAAGGAGAACTTCATATAATTTCAGTGCACAACACAAAAGACGATAATATTGGACAAAACTTTAAATTGGTGTATTTAGGTAAGCCTTTTGATCTGGAAAAGGTGGTGAATGAGGATTAA
- a CDS encoding DUF202 domain-containing protein yields MKLLRFGRDFKPDQQVILRDYLAIERTRLANERTLLSYIRSSLYLLLGAIALYQLKEFANFQYLALTAIVFSVVFFIIGVYRFTLLKKSLKRVYYKSEEKEANDTEE; encoded by the coding sequence ATCAAACTCTTGCGTTTTGGTCGCGATTTTAAACCCGATCAGCAAGTTATTTTACGAGATTATTTAGCCATAGAGCGTACACGATTGGCAAACGAGCGAACACTATTATCCTATATTCGTTCTTCTTTATACTTATTATTGGGCGCCATTGCGTTATATCAACTTAAAGAATTTGCTAATTTTCAATATTTAGCACTGACGGCAATTGTATTTAGTGTGGTCTTTTTTATCATTGGAGTTTATAGATTTACTTTATTAAAGAAGAGTTTAAAACGGGTGTACTATAAATCTGAAGAAAAAGAAGCTAACGACACTGAAGAATAA
- a CDS encoding MBL fold metallo-hydrolase: MQLYPIQSGNFKLDGGAMFGVVPKSLWQRTNPADNNNMIDIAARCLLIEDGNRLILIDTGMGNKQSDKFYGYYFLYGDDSIDKSLASYGFHRDDITDVFMTHLHFDHCGGSIQWNKDRTGYEPAFKNAHFWSNKDHWKWATQPNRREVASFLKENILPMEDSGQLKFTSVPDNPILKNSDLGFDIFFANGHTDKQMIPMINYKGKTICFMADLLPTVGHLPMPFVMGYDTRPLLTLDEKELFLNMAADQNFYLFLEHDAHNEIITVKHTEKGVRLNETFTTNDLFN; the protein is encoded by the coding sequence ATGCAATTATATCCTATACAATCTGGAAACTTTAAGCTCGATGGTGGAGCCATGTTTGGTGTGGTACCAAAATCATTATGGCAACGTACCAATCCTGCTGATAATAACAACATGATAGATATAGCTGCGCGTTGCTTATTAATTGAAGATGGAAATCGCCTTATTTTAATTGATACCGGAATGGGTAATAAACAAAGTGATAAGTTCTACGGTTACTATTTTCTTTATGGTGATGACTCTATAGATAAATCGTTGGCGTCTTATGGATTTCATCGTGATGATATTACAGATGTTTTTATGACGCATCTCCATTTTGATCATTGTGGAGGGAGCATTCAATGGAACAAAGACCGAACGGGTTATGAACCTGCTTTTAAAAATGCTCATTTTTGGAGTAATAAAGACCATTGGAAATGGGCTACACAACCAAATAGACGTGAGGTGGCTTCGTTTCTAAAGGAGAATATTTTACCAATGGAAGACAGTGGACAATTAAAATTCACTTCCGTTCCTGATAATCCTATTTTAAAAAATTCTGACTTAGGATTTGATATTTTCTTTGCCAATGGCCATACCGATAAACAGATGATTCCTATGATTAATTACAAAGGAAAAACCATTTGTTTTATGGCAGATTTATTACCAACTGTTGGTCATTTACCTATGCCTTTTGTAATGGGTTATGATACTAGACCCTTATTAACACTTGACGAAAAAGAGTTGTTTTTAAATATGGCCGCAGACCAAAATTTCTATCTTTTTTTAGAACATGATGCCCATAACGAAATTATTACGGTTAAACATACTGAAAAAGGGGTGCGACTTAACGAAACATTTACAACTAACGACCTATTTAACTAA
- a CDS encoding S8 family peptidase, which produces MKFNFRIITILGFAGTLFLGCGSTGAILSTPIENIDSAPLKVTALTDAEAKNWGHLDLVNDTIPGMSVNKAYTEIIKNKKGTKVIVAVIDSGIDIDHEDLRNVLWTNEDEIPNNGIDDDNNGYIDDIHGWNFLGDGYDEQLEYVRLIASGDTSNPRYDEAVALQKEEYETYLGAKTRYEQIINVLKSADEKLITHFGKKDYTIEEVNAIKTEDELLGQAVQIAQNIHANGGTFEEAIAEVSAPLEGFNERLNYHFNVDFSGRTTKDDINDLSDKGYGNGNVKPVKKSESHGTHVAGIIAAERNNGKGANGIANNVEIMSVRTVPNGDEYDKDVALAIRYAVDNGAKVINGSFGKSFSPHPEWVRDAIKYASDNDVVFVHAAGNDSKNVDEGANFPDDNVNFVEISNTYIRVGSLTSKYGSKIVSGFSNYGKKNVDVFAPGSDIYSTFPENDYESISGTSMASPAVAGVVALVRSYYPKLTAAQVKQVILESGLPITTKVVVGGDASNVKSFSDLSTSGRIVNAYNALIMASKL; this is translated from the coding sequence ATGAAATTTAATTTTAGAATAATAACGATTTTAGGGTTTGCTGGAACACTATTTCTAGGGTGTGGTAGCACGGGTGCCATTCTTTCTACACCAATTGAAAACATAGATTCAGCTCCTTTAAAGGTTACAGCGTTAACCGATGCTGAAGCTAAAAACTGGGGACATTTAGACCTTGTAAATGATACTATTCCTGGAATGAGTGTTAATAAAGCTTATACTGAAATCATTAAAAATAAAAAAGGAACTAAAGTCATTGTTGCCGTAATTGATTCTGGAATTGACATTGATCATGAAGATTTAAGAAATGTACTTTGGACTAACGAAGATGAAATTCCTAACAACGGAATTGATGATGATAACAACGGTTATATAGACGATATCCATGGTTGGAATTTCTTAGGTGATGGTTATGACGAACAGTTAGAATACGTACGCCTAATAGCAAGCGGAGATACGTCTAATCCTCGTTATGATGAAGCTGTAGCTCTACAAAAAGAGGAATATGAAACGTATCTTGGTGCTAAAACGAGATATGAACAAATTATAAATGTCTTAAAAAGTGCCGATGAAAAGTTAATAACACATTTTGGTAAGAAGGACTATACAATTGAAGAGGTTAATGCGATTAAAACAGAAGATGAATTATTAGGACAAGCTGTTCAAATTGCACAAAACATACATGCTAATGGTGGTACTTTTGAAGAAGCTATTGCAGAAGTTAGTGCGCCATTAGAAGGCTTTAATGAACGCTTAAACTATCATTTTAATGTTGATTTTTCGGGTCGCACCACTAAAGATGACATCAATGATTTATCTGATAAAGGCTATGGAAATGGAAACGTTAAGCCTGTTAAAAAATCAGAATCTCACGGAACGCACGTTGCAGGTATTATTGCTGCAGAACGCAATAATGGAAAAGGAGCAAATGGAATTGCTAATAATGTAGAAATTATGTCCGTTAGAACAGTTCCTAATGGAGATGAGTACGATAAAGATGTTGCATTAGCTATTCGTTATGCTGTAGATAATGGAGCAAAAGTAATAAACGGAAGTTTTGGTAAATCATTTTCTCCGCATCCAGAATGGGTAAGAGACGCTATTAAATATGCTTCAGATAATGACGTTGTATTTGTACATGCTGCAGGTAACGACAGTAAAAATGTAGATGAAGGTGCTAATTTTCCAGATGATAATGTCAACTTTGTTGAAATATCAAACACTTATATCAGAGTGGGTTCATTAACCTCAAAATATGGTTCTAAAATTGTCTCTGGTTTCTCTAATTATGGTAAAAAGAATGTGGATGTTTTTGCTCCTGGATCAGATATCTATTCAACGTTTCCAGAGAATGATTATGAAAGCATAAGCGGTACATCTATGGCATCACCTGCTGTTGCTGGTGTAGTTGCTTTAGTACGCTCTTACTACCCTAAATTAACTGCTGCACAAGTTAAACAAGTCATTTTAGAATCTGGTTTGCCTATTACAACTAAAGTGGTTGTTGGTGGAGATGCCTCTAACGTTAAGTCATTTTCAGATTTATCTACATCTGGTAGAATCGTTAATGCTTATAATGCCTTAATAATGGCATCAAAATTATAA
- a CDS encoding M1 family metallopeptidase, with amino-acid sequence MKHSIISLFSLLILVSCGATEQPSKGVKTINNSTNSYWQQHVDYAMEIDMDVNNYQYKGKQKLVYTNNSPDVINRVYYHLFFNAFQPGSEMDVRSRTISDPDPRVGDRISKLQPNEIGYIKVNSLQQNGTSVSYETVGTVLEVQLSQPIQPGEKVTFNMDFNAQVPVQIRRSGRNNKEGVALSMSQWYPKLAEYDDEGWHADPYIGREFHGVWGDFDVKLTIDEDYIVGGTGYLQGEPIEKSGKKIHHFKAPKVHDFTWAADPEYIHDTFQMPNGPTLNFYYKSTLEQVYLDNWKKLQADTALLMDFFNEHIGNYPYDQYSVIQGGDGGMEYAMSTLITGKRSYGSLLGVTAHELAHTWFQFLLASNESKHEWMDEGYTTYISNLAMNSLSEDKKSNPLSGAYRGYIALANSGVEQPLTTHSDRYAFNRAYGAAAYSKGAVFLAQLGYVIGEENRDKTIKTYFENFKFKHPKPFDIIRTAERITDFELDWYFIDFTQTTNTIDYKVSAVNGKSITLERIGLMPMPIDLSVTYTDGTTEDFYIPLQMMRGEKPTSATIINDWAWAIPTYSFDAKKVVKSVEIDSSQMMADVDRTNNVFTIE; translated from the coding sequence ATGAAACATTCCATTATTAGTCTTTTTTCACTCTTAATTCTTGTCTCTTGTGGTGCTACAGAGCAGCCAAGTAAAGGGGTTAAAACAATAAATAATTCTACAAATAGTTATTGGCAACAACATGTAGATTATGCTATGGAAATTGATATGGACGTCAATAACTATCAATATAAAGGGAAGCAGAAATTAGTGTATACTAATAACTCACCAGATGTTATAAATCGTGTGTATTACCATTTGTTTTTTAATGCCTTTCAACCTGGAAGTGAAATGGATGTACGTTCACGTACCATTAGTGATCCAGATCCTAGAGTTGGTGATCGTATTAGTAAACTTCAACCTAATGAAATTGGTTATATTAAAGTGAATTCTTTACAACAAAACGGAACGTCTGTGTCTTACGAAACTGTTGGTACTGTTTTAGAAGTACAATTGAGTCAACCTATTCAACCAGGTGAAAAAGTAACTTTTAATATGGATTTTAATGCTCAAGTTCCTGTTCAAATTCGTAGATCAGGACGAAATAATAAAGAAGGTGTTGCTTTATCCATGTCTCAATGGTACCCAAAATTAGCAGAATATGATGATGAAGGTTGGCATGCAGATCCTTATATAGGCAGAGAGTTTCATGGAGTTTGGGGAGATTTTGATGTAAAATTAACTATCGATGAAGATTATATTGTTGGTGGAACTGGCTATCTTCAAGGAGAGCCAATAGAAAAATCTGGTAAGAAAATCCATCATTTTAAAGCTCCTAAAGTGCATGATTTTACTTGGGCTGCAGATCCAGAATATATTCACGATACATTTCAAATGCCAAATGGTCCAACACTTAATTTCTACTATAAAAGCACTTTAGAACAGGTCTATTTAGATAATTGGAAAAAATTACAAGCTGATACAGCTTTATTAATGGATTTCTTTAATGAACATATCGGAAACTATCCGTACGATCAGTATTCAGTAATTCAAGGTGGTGATGGAGGTATGGAATATGCCATGTCTACATTAATCACTGGTAAACGTAGCTATGGTAGTTTATTAGGAGTTACCGCACACGAGTTAGCACATACTTGGTTTCAATTTTTATTGGCATCCAACGAATCTAAACACGAATGGATGGATGAAGGCTACACAACATATATTTCAAATTTAGCAATGAATTCGCTTAGTGAAGACAAAAAATCTAATCCATTATCTGGTGCCTATAGAGGTTATATCGCATTAGCAAATTCTGGAGTTGAGCAACCATTAACCACACATTCTGATCGCTATGCCTTTAACAGAGCTTATGGAGCTGCAGCTTACAGTAAAGGAGCTGTTTTTTTAGCACAATTAGGTTATGTTATTGGTGAGGAAAACAGAGATAAAACGATTAAAACATATTTTGAAAATTTTAAATTTAAACATCCAAAACCCTTCGATATTATTAGAACTGCAGAACGCATCACTGATTTTGAACTGGATTGGTATTTTATAGATTTTACGCAAACTACAAATACAATAGATTATAAAGTCAGTGCGGTTAACGGTAAATCAATTACTTTAGAACGTATTGGATTAATGCCAATGCCAATAGACCTTTCTGTAACTTATACTGATGGCACTACAGAAGACTTTTACATTCCGCTTCAAATGATGCGTGGAGAAAAACCAACCTCAGCAACGATTATTAATGATTGGGCTTGGGCAATACCAACGTATTCATTTGACGCTAAGAAAGTAGTAAAATCTGTTGAAATTGATAGTTCTCAGATGATGGCAGATGTTGATAGAACTAATAATGTGTTTACAATTGAATAA